From one Salinibacterium hongtaonis genomic stretch:
- the pknB gene encoding Stk1 family PASTA domain-containing Ser/Thr kinase has protein sequence MSTPSSDPMIGRLLDGRYQVRSRIARGGMATVYLATDLRLERRVAIKVMHGHLADDEQYKIRFIQEARSAARLAHPNVVNVYDQGQDGETAYLVMEYLPGITLRDLLNDHHILTTEQAFDILEAVLSGLAAAHRSGIVHRDLKPENVLLADDGRIKISDFGLARAATANTATGTALMGTIAYLSPELVTRGTADARSDIYAVGIMLYEMLAGEQPFKGEQPFQVAQQHANDTVPAPSLLNPNVPAAFDELVAWATAREPDDRPSDAAEMLAELLVIQRELDRDAPEAAMNRTMVLPMAVESATDATQVIEPVVRLSAPTATLGPEADKLKRVSDRRRARGGWLVGLVLLLAAVAVGTGWYFGAGPGAKVTIATVAGLDVAAATAALQEQDLIVDDATTEAYDPTVPIGTVVGTNPPAGEAVDHGAVVTLILSAGPEPLSIPELVGLAESDALQAVTDSRFTTTDSRYIFDGSTPGIVVQALGAGDVDLTTIETYGDQQPVTLVVSLGSIPEVSGMTVDDAQATLTQVGLTGQRAAEEYNDTVPAGNVIRAQAVQGESVVPQGGTVDLIISRGVEQVAIPNVVGLSWRDALKVLQSAGFDIKFGNPPSEALSALPDLATVKSVDPSAGSTAPKGSTLTVKLQAG, from the coding sequence GTGAGCACACCCAGTTCTGACCCGATGATCGGCCGTCTCCTCGACGGCCGCTATCAGGTGCGCTCTCGGATCGCTCGCGGCGGCATGGCGACGGTCTACCTCGCCACCGATCTGCGCCTTGAGCGCAGGGTTGCCATCAAGGTCATGCACGGCCATCTGGCGGACGACGAGCAATACAAGATCCGCTTCATTCAGGAGGCCCGCTCTGCGGCCCGCCTCGCCCACCCCAATGTCGTCAATGTGTACGACCAGGGGCAAGACGGTGAAACCGCCTATCTCGTCATGGAATATCTTCCCGGCATAACGCTGCGCGATCTTCTCAATGACCATCACATCCTGACTACCGAGCAGGCATTCGACATTCTCGAAGCGGTGCTCAGCGGGCTTGCCGCAGCCCACAGAAGCGGCATTGTCCACCGCGATCTCAAGCCGGAAAATGTGCTGCTGGCCGACGACGGACGCATCAAGATCAGTGACTTCGGGCTTGCTCGAGCCGCTACCGCCAACACTGCAACGGGCACGGCGCTCATGGGTACGATCGCCTACCTCTCCCCCGAACTCGTCACACGAGGAACAGCGGATGCGCGCAGCGACATCTACGCGGTCGGGATCATGCTCTATGAGATGCTCGCGGGCGAGCAGCCGTTCAAGGGCGAACAGCCGTTCCAGGTAGCGCAACAGCACGCCAACGACACGGTGCCCGCGCCCAGCCTGCTGAATCCGAACGTTCCTGCCGCATTCGATGAACTCGTAGCCTGGGCGACGGCTCGCGAGCCCGATGATCGCCCGAGCGACGCCGCCGAAATGCTTGCCGAGCTGCTGGTGATCCAGCGCGAACTCGATCGCGATGCCCCTGAAGCAGCAATGAACCGCACAATGGTGCTGCCCATGGCGGTCGAGTCGGCCACCGATGCAACCCAGGTAATTGAGCCCGTCGTCCGGTTGAGCGCGCCCACCGCCACGCTCGGCCCTGAAGCCGACAAGCTCAAGCGCGTTAGCGACCGCCGACGCGCTCGGGGCGGGTGGCTCGTTGGCCTTGTCCTGCTGCTCGCTGCGGTTGCCGTTGGCACAGGATGGTACTTCGGCGCCGGCCCGGGCGCGAAGGTGACCATCGCTACCGTTGCCGGCCTGGACGTGGCGGCCGCTACCGCAGCACTCCAAGAACAAGACCTCATAGTTGACGACGCGACGACCGAGGCGTACGACCCGACTGTTCCCATCGGCACCGTCGTGGGGACCAACCCTCCCGCGGGCGAAGCGGTCGACCACGGCGCCGTTGTGACCCTCATACTCTCGGCGGGCCCCGAACCGCTCTCTATCCCGGAACTGGTCGGCCTCGCCGAATCTGACGCCCTCCAGGCGGTGACGGATTCGCGATTTACGACCACTGATTCTCGATACATTTTCGACGGGTCAACGCCGGGAATCGTCGTCCAGGCGCTCGGCGCTGGCGACGTCGACCTCACGACTATCGAGACCTATGGCGATCAGCAGCCGGTTACGTTAGTCGTTTCTCTGGGGTCGATCCCCGAGGTTTCAGGCATGACAGTAGACGACGCCCAGGCTACGTTGACTCAGGTCGGCCTCACGGGCCAGCGCGCCGCCGAGGAGTACAACGACACGGTGCCGGCAGGCAATGTCATCCGCGCCCAGGCCGTTCAGGGTGAGTCGGTAGTGCCGCAAGGCGGAACCGTCGACCTGATCATCTCGCGAGGCGTTGAGCAGGTTGCTATTCCGAATGTGGTTGGACTCTCGTGGCGAGACGCCCTGAAGGTTCTTCAATCAGCAGGCTTCGACATCAAGTTCGGAAACCCCCCAAGCGAAGCATTGTCAGCGTTGCCTGACTTGGCGACGGTCAAATCAGTTGATCCCTCAGCAGGCTCCACCGCACCGAAGGGCTCCACACTGACCGTGAAGTTGCAAGCTGGATAG
- a CDS encoding LysM peptidoglycan-binding domain-containing protein — protein MTSTSDRTSYRARVAKSALSTIPIVLAGSLAMSMNLTGPIALGDDHNPDHDDAQSPSALRDSVRKALSDAQASSASPSIGTAPAQSSVAATAPANYTVQAGDTISGIAGRFGLSTASVLAMNGLGWKSVIHPGQVLLLSQTAKPVAATPAPAPTTGGSYTIARGDTIGGIAAKFGVATQAVLNANGLSARSIIYPGQRLTIPGLTTAASAPPAAATPVGTSSAARYTIVPGDTASSIATKLGVSVAQLLAANGLSSTSTIYAGKTLVVPAVQAAGSVPSTPQSVVALTPEMEKHARTIVSVGRSLGVNDYGLVIALATAAQESTLRNLTWGDLDSVGLFQQRPSAGWGSVAQLTTPEHSARLFFGGASNPNAGYTRGLLDIAGWQSMSVTQAAQAVQISAYPDAYAKWEASARSWLAAIG, from the coding sequence ATGACCAGCACTTCTGATCGAACGTCATACCGCGCACGAGTGGCAAAGAGCGCGCTCTCGACAATCCCGATCGTGCTCGCAGGATCGCTCGCCATGAGCATGAATCTCACTGGCCCCATCGCGCTCGGCGACGACCACAACCCTGATCACGACGACGCCCAGAGCCCGTCGGCCCTCCGCGACTCCGTTCGCAAGGCTCTCAGCGATGCCCAGGCTTCCTCGGCTTCCCCGTCGATCGGCACCGCACCCGCTCAGTCCAGCGTGGCCGCTACGGCTCCCGCCAATTACACCGTGCAAGCCGGTGACACCATCAGCGGCATCGCCGGTCGCTTCGGCCTCTCGACCGCATCGGTCTTGGCGATGAACGGCCTGGGATGGAAGTCGGTTATCCACCCTGGACAGGTTCTTCTTCTGTCACAGACCGCCAAGCCCGTGGCGGCGACCCCCGCCCCCGCGCCGACTACGGGTGGCAGCTACACCATTGCCCGCGGCGACACGATCGGCGGTATCGCCGCCAAGTTCGGCGTTGCGACTCAGGCCGTCCTCAACGCCAATGGGCTCTCCGCCCGGTCCATCATCTACCCGGGCCAGCGCCTCACCATTCCCGGCCTCACCACTGCTGCGTCTGCACCGCCGGCCGCAGCGACCCCCGTAGGCACGAGCAGCGCTGCGCGCTACACGATCGTTCCCGGCGACACCGCGTCGTCTATCGCCACCAAGCTCGGCGTCTCTGTCGCTCAGCTTCTCGCCGCGAACGGCCTCTCGTCAACGTCCACCATCTATGCGGGAAAGACCCTCGTCGTACCAGCGGTACAGGCGGCTGGCAGTGTTCCATCCACTCCGCAATCGGTCGTCGCCCTCACGCCGGAGATGGAGAAGCACGCGCGCACGATCGTCTCCGTGGGGCGCAGCCTCGGCGTGAATGACTACGGACTTGTCATCGCACTGGCTACCGCGGCCCAGGAATCAACCCTTCGCAATCTCACCTGGGGAGACCTCGACTCTGTCGGTCTCTTTCAGCAGCGCCCGAGCGCTGGCTGGGGTTCCGTCGCCCAGCTAACGACCCCCGAGCACTCCGCCCGGCTCTTCTTCGGCGGCGCCAGCAATCCCAACGCTGGCTACACTCGCGGATTGCTCGACATCGCAGGATGGCAGTCGATGTCCGTGACGCAAGCCGCTCAGGCCGTGCAGATCTCCGCCTATCCGGATGCCTATGCCAAGTGGGAGGCGTCAGCCCGCTCATGGCTCGCCGCGATCGGCTAA
- a CDS encoding Rv2175c family DNA-binding protein has protein sequence MSTDPEVRWLTIPDLVDILGIGVSKVRRLIEDRSLAARRIDGVWRVPESFIRDGEPLSELRGTLIVLADAGFDNDAAIEWLLEPEESLGFAPIEALRAGRKAEVRRIAQALA, from the coding sequence GTGAGTACCGACCCTGAAGTTCGTTGGCTGACCATTCCCGACCTCGTCGATATCCTCGGAATCGGCGTTAGCAAGGTTCGTCGCCTTATAGAGGATCGAAGCCTTGCAGCGCGGCGCATTGACGGCGTCTGGCGTGTCCCCGAGTCGTTTATCCGCGACGGCGAACCGCTCTCAGAACTGCGCGGCACGCTTATCGTGCTTGCCGATGCCGGGTTCGACAACGACGCCGCCATCGAATGGCTATTGGAGCCAGAAGAAAGTCTGGGGTTTGCTCCCATTGAAGCGCTGCGCGCAGGCCGCAAAGCTGAAGTGCGCCGTATCGCGCAAGCCCTCGCTTAG
- a CDS encoding polyprenyl synthetase family protein has product MTESKRIVARVQSAIDKFLAEQRTHLTEISPDLAPFVDYSASLLSGGKRFRAQFCYWGYRAVAPGNDDEPEVEGVVAASASLELFHAAALVHDDLIDNSDTRRGKPASHRRFQSLHTETGWTGNAESFGRSSAILLGDLLLGWSDEVLDAGLGLVRSRDSAIAARREFNRMRTEVTGGQYLDLLEEHSWRSRNDTEQLERAHRVIVYKSAKYSIEAPLIIGATIGGASLTQISALRDFGLPLGVAFQLRDDLLGVFGDPEQTGKPSGDDLREGKRTVLVGLARRRLTPSATRLLDELLGDPDLTDGQVHTLQASLRECGAVADVENLIAHNARKALAALEDASFDAAARAQLVDLVHIVTRRTV; this is encoded by the coding sequence GTGACTGAGAGTAAGCGGATAGTTGCCAGGGTACAGTCGGCCATCGACAAGTTCCTCGCAGAGCAGAGGACCCATCTGACGGAGATCTCCCCCGACCTCGCACCCTTCGTCGATTACTCGGCCTCCCTCCTCTCGGGCGGAAAGCGTTTTCGTGCCCAGTTTTGCTACTGGGGTTATCGAGCAGTCGCCCCCGGCAACGACGATGAGCCCGAGGTCGAGGGCGTGGTGGCAGCATCCGCTTCTCTTGAGCTCTTTCATGCCGCCGCCCTCGTGCACGATGACCTGATCGACAATTCAGACACCCGCCGCGGCAAGCCGGCTTCGCATCGACGCTTTCAATCACTGCACACCGAGACCGGATGGACGGGCAACGCAGAATCGTTTGGCCGATCGAGCGCGATTCTGCTGGGTGACCTTCTGCTCGGCTGGAGCGACGAGGTCCTCGACGCCGGGCTCGGGCTCGTTCGCAGCCGGGATTCAGCGATCGCCGCTCGGCGAGAGTTCAACCGTATGCGCACAGAGGTAACCGGCGGCCAATACCTCGATTTGCTAGAGGAGCACTCGTGGCGCTCCCGCAACGATACCGAGCAGCTCGAGCGTGCGCACCGCGTCATCGTTTACAAGTCGGCCAAGTACAGCATCGAGGCGCCTCTCATCATCGGGGCGACAATCGGCGGGGCATCACTCACCCAGATCAGCGCCTTGCGCGACTTCGGCCTCCCGCTGGGAGTTGCGTTTCAGCTCCGCGATGATCTCTTGGGCGTTTTCGGAGACCCCGAACAAACAGGCAAGCCTTCGGGAGATGACCTGCGCGAGGGCAAGCGCACCGTACTCGTCGGGCTTGCCAGGAGGCGCCTCACTCCTTCGGCGACGCGATTGCTCGACGAGCTCCTCGGCGACCCTGACCTTACGGATGGCCAAGTGCACACCCTTCAGGCGTCGCTTCGGGAATGCGGGGCTGTGGCTGACGTCGAGAATCTCATCGCGCATAACGCCCGTAAGGCACTTGCTGCTCTCGAAGACGCATCATTCGATGCAGCCGCTCGGGCCCAGCTCGTAGACCTGGTGCACATCGTCACCCGCCGCACCGTCTAG
- a CDS encoding DUF3040 domain-containing protein: protein MPLSEREQRLLDEMERSLYQNDADFVSAVTPRRGRTNYRLLVVGILVALVGIAAIVAGVVLKQPVVGIVGFIVVFGGALLAISPARSSAGVDDEVARARRSKQHAGFMDRMNDRWDRRQDRH from the coding sequence ATGCCGCTTTCAGAACGTGAGCAGCGTCTCCTGGATGAGATGGAGCGAAGCCTCTATCAGAATGACGCGGACTTTGTTTCGGCCGTCACTCCTCGTCGGGGTCGCACCAACTATCGCCTACTCGTCGTGGGCATCCTTGTGGCACTCGTTGGCATCGCTGCCATCGTTGCCGGAGTCGTCTTGAAACAGCCCGTTGTGGGCATTGTTGGATTCATAGTGGTTTTTGGTGGTGCGCTCCTTGCGATCTCACCAGCCCGATCAAGCGCCGGCGTCGATGACGAAGTTGCGCGGGCACGCCGCTCCAAGCAGCACGCCGGGTTCATGGATCGCATGAACGACCGCTGGGACCGCCGTCAGGATCGCCACTAA
- the mraZ gene encoding division/cell wall cluster transcriptional repressor MraZ — MFLGTYAPKLDDKGRVILPAKFRAELENGVVLARGQERCLYVFSTREFEELADKMRQAPVTGKQARDYMRLFLSGATSEVPDSQNRVTIPAALRAYAGLGKELTVIGVGNRAEIWDTQAWETYYAEQESAFADTTEEVIPGLF; from the coding sequence GTGTTTCTTGGTACCTACGCGCCCAAGCTCGACGACAAAGGTCGAGTGATCCTGCCGGCCAAGTTCCGCGCCGAACTAGAGAACGGCGTAGTGCTCGCTCGCGGCCAAGAGCGATGCCTCTACGTGTTCAGCACGAGGGAGTTCGAAGAGCTCGCCGACAAGATGCGGCAGGCTCCCGTCACGGGCAAGCAGGCCCGCGACTACATGCGCCTTTTTCTCTCGGGAGCGACCTCAGAGGTGCCAGACAGTCAGAACCGCGTCACGATCCCTGCGGCCCTCCGGGCTTATGCGGGGCTCGGCAAAGAACTGACCGTCATTGGCGTGGGAAACCGAGCAGAGATTTGGGACACCCAGGCATGGGAGACCTACTACGCGGAGCAGGAGAGTGCTTTCGCCGACACTACCGAGGAGGTGATTCCCGGACTCTTCTAG
- the rsmH gene encoding 16S rRNA (cytosine(1402)-N(4))-methyltransferase RsmH, with protein sequence MEEKQIHTPVMLERTIELLAPAIERPGAVLVDATLGMGGHSEAFLERFPQLTLVGLDRDTDALAIAGERLSRFGDRVHLVHTVYDTILESVQDLGFSEVQGILFDLGVSSLQLDRVERGFSYSKDAPLDMRMDATSELTAEQVLAEYSEADLRRIFKDYGEERLAPRYAKKIVERRQVAPLTTSAELVQIITDATPVAIQRKGHPAKRVFQALRIEVNQELAVLERAIPAAAELLAVGGRMVVLSYQSLEDRLVKRFLASATTSSAPAGLPVELPEHHPDFRLLVRGAELASDDEKAANPRSIPVRLRAAERTRRFA encoded by the coding sequence ATGGAAGAAAAACAGATCCACACCCCCGTAATGCTCGAGAGAACGATCGAGCTGCTCGCCCCCGCCATCGAGCGGCCAGGTGCGGTACTTGTCGATGCGACACTCGGTATGGGCGGGCACTCAGAGGCGTTCCTCGAGCGTTTTCCGCAGCTCACGCTCGTCGGACTCGACCGTGACACGGATGCACTCGCAATCGCGGGGGAGAGGCTCTCGCGCTTCGGCGACCGTGTCCACCTCGTGCACACCGTCTACGACACCATCCTTGAGTCGGTTCAGGATCTCGGGTTTTCAGAGGTTCAGGGCATTCTTTTCGACCTCGGCGTCTCCTCGCTGCAGCTTGACCGGGTCGAGCGCGGCTTCTCGTATTCCAAGGATGCGCCGCTTGACATGCGCATGGATGCCACGTCGGAGCTCACGGCCGAGCAGGTACTTGCCGAATACTCCGAGGCCGATCTCCGCCGTATCTTTAAGGACTATGGCGAGGAGCGACTCGCTCCCCGCTATGCGAAGAAGATTGTCGAGCGTCGTCAAGTGGCGCCGCTCACCACTTCTGCCGAGCTGGTGCAGATCATCACGGATGCGACTCCCGTCGCTATCCAGCGCAAAGGACACCCCGCCAAGCGCGTCTTTCAGGCACTTCGTATCGAGGTCAACCAGGAGTTGGCAGTGCTCGAGCGGGCGATTCCGGCCGCTGCTGAGTTGCTCGCGGTGGGGGGCCGCATGGTGGTGCTCTCCTACCAGTCGCTCGAAGACCGCCTCGTCAAGCGTTTTCTTGCATCCGCGACAACGTCGAGTGCGCCAGCAGGGCTTCCCGTCGAGCTGCCGGAGCATCACCCCGATTTTCGTCTTCTTGTCCGCGGAGCAGAACTCGCCTCCGATGACGAGAAGGCGGCCAACCCTCGATCCATTCCGGTTCGCCTCCGTGCGGCCGAGCGCACCAGGAGGTTCGCATGA
- a CDS encoding peptidoglycan D,D-transpeptidase FtsI family protein, which yields MSGRRLSVAIVVTLAIVAIFAVRLVDLQVVRAAELNAASLNKRAVSTVTYGARGQIIDANGVVLADTVTRYDITASPRFVKDSFAREVTNADGSKSTVTVTTAQALAEIAEISGADQQAMLVKLTENPESDYAVLARGLDADQYRAVRALKIPWAYAEVRYTRTYPNGAVAGNLVGLLGTEDPLNGLEYTEDSCLDGIDGQSTYERGLDGVRLPGSTVTKQEAVAGGTLKLTIDSDLQWYVQQQIAEQAVALGADSASAIVVRVKDAHIMAMADWPSADPNDIGATEEPYRGSLAFSGAYEQGSTFKPISAAMLLEEGAATPGTKLTVPSLMQTPEGGQVRDATAHATLNLTLAGVIQNSSNVGISMLATKLSNSTRYDYLTKFGMGTPTAVGFQGESGGILSKSWDSQQKYDVAYGQGIASTLAQMGGAYQALGNNGVRLPLTLVEGCQKPDGTVLAPAGAAPVQVVSESTADQVVAMMETVVTGGDLSSLLTIPGYRVAAKSGTAQLAVNGVYSNERVVSVAGMAPAENPEYVVIASFVKPDTIKTSAAAAPTFQKIMTQVLKTFRVEPSTQPAPHLPATW from the coding sequence ATGAGCGGCAGGCGACTCTCGGTCGCCATTGTGGTGACGCTAGCGATCGTCGCCATTTTCGCTGTTCGGTTGGTCGACCTTCAGGTTGTGCGCGCGGCGGAGCTTAACGCCGCTTCGCTCAACAAGCGTGCGGTTTCTACGGTGACGTACGGCGCTAGGGGGCAGATCATTGACGCCAATGGCGTTGTGCTCGCCGACACGGTCACGCGATACGACATCACTGCATCCCCTCGTTTCGTCAAAGACTCATTCGCGCGAGAAGTGACGAATGCCGACGGTAGTAAGTCGACTGTTACCGTCACGACGGCGCAGGCGCTTGCAGAGATTGCAGAGATCAGCGGTGCCGACCAGCAGGCGATGTTGGTCAAACTGACGGAGAATCCCGAGTCCGACTACGCTGTGCTCGCTCGCGGCCTGGACGCCGATCAGTATCGAGCGGTTCGGGCTCTCAAGATTCCTTGGGCTTACGCCGAGGTGCGATACACCCGCACCTATCCCAACGGTGCAGTCGCTGGCAATCTTGTTGGCCTGCTCGGAACGGAAGACCCGCTCAACGGCCTTGAGTACACCGAAGACTCCTGTCTTGACGGCATCGACGGGCAGTCCACCTATGAACGTGGTCTCGATGGAGTCCGGCTTCCCGGCAGTACCGTGACCAAGCAGGAGGCGGTAGCGGGAGGCACGCTCAAGCTCACGATCGACAGCGACCTGCAGTGGTATGTGCAACAGCAGATCGCAGAACAGGCCGTTGCGTTGGGCGCCGATTCTGCGTCGGCGATTGTCGTGCGCGTGAAGGACGCCCACATCATGGCCATGGCCGATTGGCCGTCGGCAGACCCCAATGACATCGGTGCGACTGAGGAGCCGTACCGTGGCTCGCTCGCTTTCTCTGGCGCCTACGAACAGGGTTCGACGTTCAAGCCCATCAGCGCCGCGATGCTTCTTGAAGAGGGCGCGGCGACGCCGGGCACCAAGCTGACGGTGCCTTCGCTGATGCAGACACCTGAGGGTGGTCAGGTGCGAGACGCGACGGCGCACGCCACGCTTAATCTCACTTTGGCCGGGGTTATCCAGAACTCCTCGAACGTCGGAATTTCGATGCTCGCCACCAAGCTGTCGAACTCGACCCGATACGACTACCTCACCAAGTTCGGCATGGGCACTCCAACCGCCGTGGGCTTTCAGGGCGAATCGGGCGGCATCCTCTCGAAGAGCTGGGACAGTCAACAGAAATATGACGTCGCCTATGGGCAAGGAATCGCTTCGACTCTGGCGCAGATGGGCGGCGCATACCAGGCTCTGGGCAACAACGGTGTTCGGCTACCCCTAACCCTTGTTGAGGGCTGCCAGAAGCCTGACGGCACTGTATTGGCGCCCGCTGGCGCGGCGCCAGTTCAGGTGGTCTCGGAATCGACGGCCGACCAGGTTGTCGCAATGATGGAGACAGTGGTTACGGGTGGCGATCTCTCGTCGCTGCTCACGATTCCCGGTTACCGCGTCGCCGCCAAGTCGGGAACGGCCCAGTTGGCTGTCAATGGCGTCTACTCCAACGAGCGTGTTGTCTCGGTCGCTGGCATGGCGCCGGCGGAGAACCCCGAATACGTCGTGATCGCGAGTTTCGTCAAGCCGGATACTATTAAGACATCCGCGGCTGCGGCTCCCACCTTTCAAAAGATCATGACCCAGGTGCTCAAGACCTTTCGCGTCGAGCCATCCACGCAGCCAGCGCCCCATCTGCCCGCCACCTGGTGA
- a CDS encoding Mur ligase family protein, with the protein MSDRIPPVLRPEHPSARSLSGLVAEFGLESVGSLDGVELTGITLRSPEVEPGDLFVGMPGATTHGAQYAEAAKESGAVALLTDPAGAEIARDAGLPIVIVDSPRAALGELSSWLYQTNVHPPLTLGVTGTNGKTSTSYILEAILRQLGLVTGLSTTAERHIGDLTVVSRLTTPEASEIHALLARMRESEVRAVVLEVSAQALSKNRIDGISFDVVGFTNLSHDHLDDYSTMEEYFEAKRAFFEPDRARRGVVSLDSPWGARLVEESRIPVTTVGSPGDDAEWIMDVLEETAAYTSFTLTGPEGRSMQTRVPLIGRHMAANAALAIVMLVEAGFELEAIEHAVHGEITAYLPGRTERVSGDRGPAVFVDFGHSPDAFLKSLEAVRRFTTGRVIMVFGADGDRDATKRHEMGRVASEHSDILVITDHHPRFEDPVSIRATLIEGAELAEHQAELHEVSPPEQAIRHAISLAREGDSILWAGPGHQDYRDIRGVRTPYSARDEARAALREAGWA; encoded by the coding sequence TTGTCTGATCGGATTCCCCCGGTCCTCCGGCCGGAGCATCCGTCGGCGAGATCCCTCAGCGGTCTTGTCGCAGAGTTCGGGCTCGAATCGGTCGGTTCGCTCGACGGCGTCGAGCTCACGGGCATCACACTTAGGTCTCCCGAGGTTGAGCCCGGTGACCTTTTCGTGGGGATGCCTGGTGCAACGACCCACGGAGCGCAGTACGCCGAGGCCGCGAAGGAATCTGGAGCGGTAGCTCTTCTCACAGACCCAGCCGGAGCCGAAATCGCCCGCGACGCCGGACTCCCCATCGTTATCGTCGACTCGCCCCGTGCAGCACTGGGGGAGCTCTCGTCCTGGCTCTACCAGACCAACGTTCACCCGCCTCTGACCCTCGGCGTGACCGGCACGAACGGCAAGACGTCGACGTCCTACATCCTTGAGGCGATTCTTCGACAGCTGGGGCTCGTCACCGGGCTCAGCACGACCGCAGAACGCCACATTGGCGACCTCACGGTCGTGAGCCGGCTCACGACACCCGAGGCGAGCGAGATCCACGCGCTCTTGGCTCGCATGCGCGAAAGCGAAGTGCGTGCGGTCGTGCTTGAGGTGAGCGCGCAAGCTCTGAGCAAGAACCGAATCGATGGCATCAGCTTCGACGTCGTCGGGTTCACCAATCTCAGCCATGACCATCTCGATGACTACTCCACCATGGAGGAGTACTTCGAAGCGAAGCGTGCTTTCTTCGAGCCGGATCGTGCTCGCCGCGGCGTTGTCTCCCTCGATTCGCCCTGGGGTGCCCGGCTTGTCGAAGAGTCCCGCATACCCGTCACAACGGTAGGTTCGCCCGGCGACGATGCCGAGTGGATTATGGATGTCCTCGAAGAGACCGCCGCGTACACATCGTTCACGCTGACAGGGCCAGAGGGCCGCTCGATGCAGACCAGGGTTCCGCTGATCGGTCGCCACATGGCAGCCAACGCGGCCCTTGCTATCGTCATGCTCGTCGAGGCGGGTTTTGAACTTGAGGCGATCGAGCATGCGGTTCACGGCGAGATCACGGCTTATTTGCCCGGGCGCACCGAGCGAGTTTCTGGCGATCGAGGGCCCGCGGTATTTGTCGACTTCGGGCACAGCCCCGACGCGTTCCTCAAATCGCTTGAGGCAGTTCGCCGGTTCACCACTGGCCGGGTAATCATGGTTTTCGGGGCAGACGGCGACCGGGATGCCACCAAGCGTCATGAGATGGGCCGCGTCGCTTCTGAGCATTCAGACATTCTCGTGATCACCGATCACCACCCGCGCTTCGAGGACCCTGTGTCGATTAGGGCAACCCTCATCGAAGGTGCCGAGCTGGCCGAGCATCAGGCGGAACTGCACGAGGTCAGCCCGCCAGAACAGGCCATCCGCCATGCGATTTCGCTGGCGCGCGAGGGGGATTCGATTCTCTGGGCCGGGCCTGGGCATCAGGATTACCGCGATATTCGCGGGGTTCGTACTCCGTATTCTGCGCGAGACGAGGCGCGGGCAGCACTGCGCGAGGCGGGCTGGGCGTAG
- a CDS encoding glutamate ligase domain-containing protein, which yields MSIFSPANITVIGVVGRSSTSRMLAAVATAVPDAVWPDTAIILSQGSSRGQNGTDSLAWGEALARVGNDGVVVVPATETRMRDAAMMTGATVLSFGSDPRADVKIVDVVAASTGTTFELELGSARYRVALQMLGEHLAEDAMAVLTAASAAGIDVDVAISALEELESVGPSTMHPITRADGVMLIDDTVSMHPSSVTSALKTLAMIGTEGRRTVAVLGQLDLDNAAGMTVAEESEYRREAHDRIGRIVVRLNIKRLIVIGDEARHIHNAAGLEGSWNGESVLVGSVEEAYDLLRDSLATGDAVLVKYASRPDAASTLVSRLEQSAQVTTP from the coding sequence GTGTCGATTTTCTCTCCGGCCAACATCACCGTGATCGGGGTCGTTGGCAGGTCTTCCACGTCGCGCATGCTCGCTGCCGTTGCGACGGCTGTTCCCGACGCTGTTTGGCCGGACACCGCCATCATTCTGTCCCAGGGTTCTAGCCGCGGGCAGAATGGCACGGATTCCCTTGCCTGGGGCGAGGCGCTCGCGCGCGTCGGTAACGACGGGGTTGTCGTTGTCCCGGCTACGGAAACTCGCATGCGGGATGCCGCCATGATGACGGGCGCTACCGTTCTCTCGTTCGGATCCGATCCTCGTGCGGACGTGAAGATTGTCGATGTGGTTGCGGCATCCACCGGGACCACGTTTGAGCTTGAGCTGGGGAGCGCCCGATACCGGGTCGCCCTGCAGATGCTGGGGGAGCACCTCGCGGAGGACGCCATGGCGGTGCTTACCGCCGCCTCGGCCGCCGGCATCGACGTCGACGTAGCGATCTCTGCTCTTGAGGAGCTTGAGAGTGTCGGCCCGTCGACGATGCACCCGATCACTCGCGCCGACGGAGTCATGCTCATCGACGACACCGTATCGATGCATCCGTCGTCAGTGACGTCTGCGCTTAAGACGTTGGCGATGATCGGCACAGAAGGCCGCCGAACCGTCGCTGTGCTCGGGCAACTCGATCTCGACAACGCCGCAGGCATGACGGTCGCGGAGGAATCCGAGTATCGACGAGAAGCGCACGACCGCATCGGCCGCATCGTCGTACGCCTCAACATCAAGCGACTCATCGTAATCGGGGACGAGGCGCGTCACATCCACAACGCTGCTGGCCTTGAAGGTTCCTGGAATGGCGAATCCGTGCTCGTGGGCTCCGTCGAGGAGGCATACGATCTACTGCGTGACAGTCTGGCAACGGGAGACGCGGTTCTGGTCAAGTACGCGAGTCGGCCAGACGCAGCGAGCACGCTCGTGTCTCGTCTCGAACAGTCTGCGCAGGTAACGACCCCATGA